AGCATTAAAAAACGTCGCAATTTGCTCTTGGGTTAAAAGCTTTCCATCTTGTTCATCTCCAAACTCTTTATTTCGTCTTTTTAAAATAAAACGATTCATTAACTCGATTTCTTCGGGACTGCATTCTCCTTTTAAACCAAGTTCCCAAGAATGAATTGAGTTTCCTCCTCGGTAATCAATTAATCTTTTCCCATGTAACTTGTCTAAGTCTCCCTTAAAATGGTGTTTTAAGCGTTCAATAAACACAGGAGAACAATCATATTTAGGATCAGGATTATCTTCTAAAATTGTTTTTACACAGGAAAATTGATGCTGTTGAAACAGAGAAAGTTGCTGACTATAAGAATGAGAATCGGGTGGCCCACAATCGGAAACAATATTTAATTTAGGTGATTTTTCTAATACCCCAATCATATAAGCTCTTAATCGATTTTGGGGTAAACCAAAGTTGCAGCTATTCAATAAAAAAAATTGAAAACTATAACCTCTTTTTGTAATTTCATATTCTATAGTTTTTAGGGTTCTTCCCTGATCATTAGTCTGGATTCCTCGTACATTTTCTAAAATCATGATTTGAGGTTTATTGGTATCTATTAATCTCATGATTTCAAAAAATAAGGTTCCCCTCGTATCTCCAAAGCCTTCTTTTTTTCCCGCATAAGAAAAAGATTGACAAGGAAAACCCGCTAGTAAAACATCATGTTCTGGTAAGTGTTCAAGTGTTCTAATATCACCGAAAGACTGTTCTTTAAAATTAGCTTGATAAACCCATCTCGAATCTTGATTAATTTCACTACTGAGTAAACATTGGGGTTTAAATCCTAATGAAGAAGCAGCTTTTTCAAATCCGAGTCTAATTCCTCCAATTCCAGCAAATAAATCAATAAATTTAATTATTTTCATTGTAATGTTATGAATTTTCTTGAATAAACTTAGCTAACAGTTGAATTTCTTCTTTTGAGAAAGCTACAGTACAATCACTATAACGGCAAATTGTACTTACTGCATTTTCTCTAATATTTCGATTCATCAATAACACGAATCATTTGATGATGAGTTGCTTGTTCATCAGGAATAAATTGATAAATCTTTTTTACTTCTAAGGAAGCTGGATAATCTTGGTTATTAACACAGACCACAAAATATTGTTCTTGATCTTCTTGATACATGGTTTTAATCACTTAATCTTTATTGCTTAAATACTCCTGAGCATAAACCTCCGCCATTAACTTCGGCCATATCAATAGAAAAAATCCCATCCAAGCTAACAAAGGAATAGCAACTAAAATCGTAATCCAAATAATATGCAATAGAAACCAACTTCCTAAAATCAACGTCATTCCAGTTAATAGAATAGACCAAGGTTGACACCACCAAGGTTTATAATTCCAGGGGTTAAACGGTTCTTGATTCGTCATTTTATAATTCCCTTAAAACGTCAAGTTCTAAACAACAGAATTCTCTGGTAAAGCGGTTTGCATTTGAGCCAACCAACTTACCAAAGATTCTAACTGCTTATCGGCGCTGACGGCGGCTAATCCCCGAACAGTAACTTTACCTTTACTATACACAAACCGACTGTGTAAATGTTCCGCTAAATTCGCTTTTAATAAATTCCAGGCGGGTTCTTCCATTGGAGTTTCTAATAAGATATGTTGTTGACCGTCGGGTTTAATGCGAGAAAAGCCTAATTTCTTGGCAATTTGTTTAAGTTCCATAATTCTAATTAATTGACGTGCTGGGGTAGGAATAGGGCCATAACGATCGCACCAATCTTCTTGAATTCGAGATAATTCATCTCGACTTTGACAAGCCGCTACTGAGCGATAGGCACTGACTTTTTGATCTAAATCAGGGATATAATCGGAAGGAATAAAGGCAGTTAAACTTAAGTCAATTTGAGTATCATCAACCTGCGGGATTTCTTGACCTTTGACTTCTTGAATGGCTTCCTGTAACATT
The sequence above is a segment of the Planktothrix tepida PCC 9214 genome. Coding sequences within it:
- the dcm gene encoding DNA (cytosine-5-)-methyltransferase; protein product: MKIIKFIDLFAGIGGIRLGFEKAASSLGFKPQCLLSSEINQDSRWVYQANFKEQSFGDIRTLEHLPEHDVLLAGFPCQSFSYAGKKEGFGDTRGTLFFEIMRLIDTNKPQIMILENVRGIQTNDQGRTLKTIEYEITKRGYSFQFFLLNSCNFGLPQNRLRAYMIGVLEKSPKLNIVSDCGPPDSHSYSQQLSLFQQHQFSCVKTILEDNPDPKYDCSPVFIERLKHHFKGDLDKLHGKRLIDYRGGNSIHSWELGLKGECSPEEIELMNRFILKRRNKEFGDEQDGKLLTQEQIATFFNAPNLDDILQGLVDKKYLKMINNQYKPASGNFSFEVYKFLDPESIAVTLVASDANKLGIYHQGRVRRITPREAARLQGFPDHFNLHYNDDKAYYQLGNSVSINVIEFIAKEVLSKVLLSEIYLLTHPTI
- a CDS encoding DUF6737 family protein, which codes for MTNQEPFNPWNYKPWWCQPWSILLTGMTLILGSWFLLHIIWITILVAIPLLAWMGFFLLIWPKLMAEVYAQEYLSNKD